Proteins co-encoded in one Malus sylvestris chromosome 9, drMalSylv7.2, whole genome shotgun sequence genomic window:
- the LOC126633708 gene encoding uncharacterized protein LOC126633708 isoform X1, whose product MEQDMALATIQAQLAQLTAQLTHNAERTTMPSVPTFDVPYGQGYQSPQFSANEDVWGYQGHNQSRGNMFSKACNSDWRGNSDYMWDEPQQFQQGGYCQQDEFYSRPMQPPQHPPQQFQSNQSMPVNYNEILKGLISLTQGSQKEEQLPPSEEFYQWPYEPSQPPQQSTQFNSGTSLDNDTLNKLLTSLNQGVENQNQEMQDRVKRVDELDMQVGQIVEFLAQIQDQSELSNSNIANSKAEVEIDEAITLEGDMKDEAVPEPSKHSPNMDELLLQAEEEEDDLGSLEEFLLQAPQIPMSSNSGEEVLNSLHSNIIPPNVLFPCRFFIPNIKESEKDIVEALQKVQSDIPILGAPKQFPDGIETFKEPCTPRKGIQENEVVEAYQEYIQEAVHETIKPKAVEFDNTGQATTIIVNLAKFKVPEMFKDVVFVIEFVSEKESGASVVGGASAVGGATEGGGNRG is encoded by the exons atggagcaagacatggcacttgcgaccattcaagctcaattggcacagctcactgctcaattgactcataatgccgaacggaccacaatgccaagtgtccctacatttgatgtgccctatgggcaaggatatcaaagtcctcaattttctgcaaatgaagatgtttggggatatcaaggccataaccaatcaaggggcaacatgttttccaaagcttgcaattcagattggagaggtaattcagattatatgtgggatgaacctcaacaatttcaacaaggtGGATATTGCCAGCAAgacgagttctattcaagacctatgcagccaccacagcatcccccacaacaattccaatcaaatcaaagtatgcccgtgaattataatgaaattcttAAAGGACTAATTTCTTTGACGCAGGgttcacaaaaagaagaacaattgccgccatcagaagagttctatcagtggccatatgaaccgtcacagccaccacaacaatcaacccaattcaattcaggtacgtccttggataatgatacacttaataagttactcacctctttgaatcagggagtagaaaatcaaaaccaggagatgcaagaccgagtcaaaagagtggacgaattggatatgcaagttgggcagattgtggaattcTTGGCACAGATTCAAGATCAAAGTGAACTTTCCaactcaaacattgcaaattcaaaagcagaagttgaaatcgatgaagccatcactttggaaggtgacatgaaggatgaagctgtcccagaaccatccaaacacagcccgaacatggatgaattgctgctgcaagcagaagaggaggaggacgacctgggcagtttagaagaattcttgctgcaagctcctcaaatccctatgtcatccaactcaggtgaggaagttctaaattcacttcattctaacattattccaccaaatgtcctttttccttgcaggttttttattccaaatatcaaagagagtgaaaaagacattgtggaagctcttcaaaaggtgcaaagtgatatcccaattcttggtgcaccaaaacaatttcccgatggtattgaaacgttcaaagaaccttgcacaccaagaaaagggattcaagaaaatgaagtggttgaagcatatcaagaatacatccaagaggctgtgcatgagacaatcaagcccaaagcagttgagtttgataacacgggacaagccacaaccatcatagtaaacctggccaagttcaaagtcccggaaatgttcaaagatgtggtgtttgtcattgagtttgtgtcggaaaaagaaa gtggtgcttcagtagtcggcggagcttcagcagtcggcggggccacagaaggaggaggcaacaGAGGTTGA
- the LOC126633708 gene encoding uncharacterized protein LOC126633708 isoform X2 has product MEQDMALATIQAQLAQLTAQLTHNAERTTMPSVPTFDVPYGQGYQSPQFSANEDVWGYQGHNQSRGNMFSKACNSDWRGNSDYMWDEPQQFQQGGYCQQDEFYSRPMQPPQHPPQQFQSNQSMPVNYNEILKGLISLTQGSQKEEQLPPSEEFYQWPYEPSQPPQQSTQFNSGTSLDNDTLNKLLTSLNQGVENQNQEMQDRVKRVDELDMQVGQIVEFLAQIQDQSELSNSNIANSKAEVEIDEAITLEGDMKDEAVPEPSKHSPNMDELLLQAEEEEDDLGSLEEFLLQAPQIPMSSNSGEEVLNSLHSNIIPPNVLFPCRFFIPNIKESEKDIVEALQKVQSDIPILGAPKQFPDGIETFKEPCTPRKGIQENEVVEAYQEYIQEAVHETIKPKAVEFDNTGQATTIIVNLAKFKVPEMFKDVVFVIEFVSEKERTFGYFHP; this is encoded by the exons atggagcaagacatggcacttgcgaccattcaagctcaattggcacagctcactgctcaattgactcataatgccgaacggaccacaatgccaagtgtccctacatttgatgtgccctatgggcaaggatatcaaagtcctcaattttctgcaaatgaagatgtttggggatatcaaggccataaccaatcaaggggcaacatgttttccaaagcttgcaattcagattggagaggtaattcagattatatgtgggatgaacctcaacaatttcaacaaggtGGATATTGCCAGCAAgacgagttctattcaagacctatgcagccaccacagcatcccccacaacaattccaatcaaatcaaagtatgcccgtgaattataatgaaattcttAAAGGACTAATTTCTTTGACGCAGGgttcacaaaaagaagaacaattgccgccatcagaagagttctatcagtggccatatgaaccgtcacagccaccacaacaatcaacccaattcaattcaggtacgtccttggataatgatacacttaataagttactcacctctttgaatcagggagtagaaaatcaaaaccaggagatgcaagaccgagtcaaaagagtggacgaattggatatgcaagttgggcagattgtggaattcTTGGCACAGATTCAAGATCAAAGTGAACTTTCCaactcaaacattgcaaattcaaaagcagaagttgaaatcgatgaagccatcactttggaaggtgacatgaaggatgaagctgtcccagaaccatccaaacacagcccgaacatggatgaattgctgctgcaagcagaagaggaggaggacgacctgggcagtttagaagaattcttgctgcaagctcctcaaatccctatgtcatccaactcaggtgaggaagttctaaattcacttcattctaacattattccaccaaatgtcctttttccttgcaggttttttattccaaatatcaaagagagtgaaaaagacattgtggaagctcttcaaaaggtgcaaagtgatatcccaattcttggtgcaccaaaacaatttcccgatggtattgaaacgttcaaagaaccttgcacaccaagaaaagggattcaagaaaatgaagtggttgaagcatatcaagaatacatccaagaggctgtgcatgagacaatcaagcccaaagcagttgagtttgataacacgggacaagccacaaccatcatagtaaacctggccaagttcaaagtcccggaaatgttcaaagatgtggtgtttgtcattgagtttgtgtcggaaaaagaaa gaacttttggttatttccacccttga
- the LOC126633709 gene encoding uncharacterized protein LOC126633709, translating into MSSNSGEEVLNSLHYNIIPPNVLCPCRFLIPNIKESEKDIVEALPKVQSDIPILGAPKQVPDGIETFKEPCPPRKGIQENEVVEVYQEYIQETVHETIKPKAVEFDDTGQATTIIVNLAKFKIPEMFKDVVFVIEFVSEKERTFGYFHP; encoded by the exons atgtcatccaactcaggtgaggaagttctaaattcacttcattataacattattccaccgaatgtcctttgtccttgcaggtttttgattccaaatatcaaagaaagtgaaaaagacattgtggaagctcttccaaaggtgcaaagtgatatcccaattcttggtgcaccaaaacaagttcccgatggtattgaaacgttcaaagaaccttgcccaccaagaaaagggattcaagaaaatgaagtggttgaagtatatcaagaatacatccaagagactgtgcatgagacaatcaagcccaaagcagttgagtttgatgacacgggacaagccacaaccatcatagtaaacctggccaagttcaaaatcccggaaatgttcaaagatgtggtgtttgtcattgagtttgtgtcggaaaaagaaa gaacttttggttatttccacccttga